The following proteins are co-located in the Pelagicoccus sp. SDUM812003 genome:
- a CDS encoding glycoside hydrolase family 2 TIM barrel-domain containing protein: MAYFRERLVDGWSFRILDQEDGPFPVFLPHSPFVADLDGCGHWQGLCEYTRTLKVGIVEPDTRYVLYFGAAMHTAEIAIDGECAGSHSGGYLPFEIDVTRWLADGREHILTAVLDNRDDGDVPPGKPVDELDFCFYGGLYRHVELRAYPSLHISDPISAGVVGSGGVFVRTGNLDAKEATLLISAHVVNDSNSDRAFVLRYAIENEQRELVVSGEIESGEVPAGKDQEYSFSAKVSDPVVWDLASPHLYTIAVELVSPNGSLIHRVQERFGIRHIAVSRSGGLQLNGKRIRPRGTNRHQDYPRIGYALSDAAQYRDAKRIKEAGFDYVRLSHYPQSPAFLDACDELGILVMNCIPGWQFIGGDAFREACYQNARELVRRDRNHPCVIFWELSLNETEMDEAFMTEMMRIGHEEYPGDQMLVCGWIDRFDVFIHSRQHGKIHTWKNEDKALVIAEYGDWEFYASNEGFDQKTGAGLLADWSNSRAFRREGERRLRRQAHNHIVALNDTLSSPAVTDGLWSMFDYPRGYSPTRAACGVMDIHRLPKYSYFFFKSQRAPSEGSERWSGGPMVYIASRWVENSILDVLVFSNCEEVALKLNDEEFGPLEPSRTSNNQRLPFPPFLFQLEKFERGALEAVGFIGGVEVANHQLATPGAPSRLTLQIADEGIQGEESETDVLFAHARVVDEDGNICKTAMDTVAFECGSGVEIVGPKDVPCESGVASVVLVRHPGCKSFSLSVSSVGLAGAKSVYPESESVIPLGQSMISSDFAARSRKESPLR; encoded by the coding sequence ATGGCATATTTCAGAGAGCGCTTAGTCGACGGGTGGTCGTTTCGAATCTTGGACCAAGAGGACGGGCCGTTTCCTGTCTTTTTGCCGCACAGTCCTTTTGTAGCAGACTTGGATGGCTGTGGGCATTGGCAGGGGCTTTGCGAATATACGAGAACGTTGAAGGTCGGGATCGTTGAGCCGGACACGCGGTACGTGCTCTACTTTGGCGCGGCGATGCATACGGCTGAGATTGCCATCGATGGTGAATGCGCTGGGTCTCATTCAGGTGGATACCTGCCATTCGAGATCGACGTGACACGCTGGCTGGCCGACGGTCGCGAGCACATATTGACAGCTGTGCTCGACAATCGCGACGATGGAGATGTGCCTCCAGGAAAGCCCGTCGACGAGCTCGACTTCTGCTTCTATGGCGGATTGTACCGCCATGTCGAATTGCGAGCTTATCCGTCGCTTCACATTTCGGACCCGATTTCAGCAGGAGTCGTCGGAAGCGGAGGGGTGTTCGTTCGTACTGGAAATTTGGATGCGAAAGAGGCGACCTTATTAATCTCCGCCCACGTGGTGAACGATTCGAATTCGGATAGAGCGTTCGTCTTGCGCTACGCCATAGAAAATGAGCAGCGAGAACTTGTCGTTTCCGGAGAAATAGAATCAGGAGAGGTACCCGCGGGGAAGGACCAGGAGTATTCCTTTTCCGCCAAGGTCTCCGATCCTGTCGTTTGGGATCTCGCGTCACCGCATTTATACACTATCGCAGTGGAGCTAGTATCGCCTAACGGTAGTCTTATCCACCGGGTGCAAGAGCGTTTTGGCATTCGTCATATCGCGGTATCTCGCAGCGGAGGTCTGCAGCTGAACGGGAAACGTATTCGTCCTCGGGGTACGAACCGTCATCAGGACTATCCAAGGATCGGATACGCTCTTTCGGACGCGGCCCAGTATCGCGACGCGAAACGAATCAAGGAGGCAGGCTTCGACTATGTTCGGCTTTCCCACTACCCGCAGTCGCCGGCGTTTTTGGATGCTTGCGACGAGTTGGGGATCTTGGTGATGAACTGCATTCCAGGCTGGCAGTTTATTGGAGGAGACGCTTTCCGAGAGGCGTGTTACCAAAACGCCAGAGAGCTGGTGCGCCGGGATCGAAATCATCCGTGCGTCATTTTCTGGGAGCTTTCGTTGAACGAGACAGAAATGGATGAGGCGTTCATGACTGAGATGATGCGCATTGGCCACGAGGAGTACCCCGGGGACCAGATGCTTGTTTGCGGTTGGATTGATCGATTCGATGTATTCATCCACTCCCGACAGCATGGGAAAATTCATACGTGGAAGAACGAGGACAAGGCCCTCGTTATCGCCGAGTATGGCGATTGGGAGTTCTACGCTTCGAACGAAGGTTTCGATCAGAAAACTGGAGCTGGGCTATTGGCGGATTGGAGCAACAGCCGAGCCTTTCGTCGCGAAGGCGAGCGCCGCCTGCGCCGGCAGGCCCATAACCACATCGTCGCGTTGAACGACACCCTGTCTTCCCCCGCGGTCACCGACGGCCTTTGGTCGATGTTCGACTACCCGCGTGGATACAGTCCCACTCGGGCCGCGTGCGGGGTCATGGACATTCACCGATTGCCGAAATACTCGTATTTCTTCTTTAAAAGCCAGCGCGCTCCCAGCGAAGGAAGCGAGAGGTGGAGCGGTGGACCTATGGTGTACATCGCGTCGCGTTGGGTGGAAAATTCGATCCTCGACGTGCTTGTGTTCAGCAATTGCGAGGAGGTCGCGTTGAAGCTCAACGATGAAGAGTTTGGTCCTCTTGAACCTTCGCGTACCTCAAACAACCAGCGACTTCCGTTTCCACCTTTTCTCTTTCAACTCGAGAAATTCGAAAGAGGCGCTCTGGAAGCGGTTGGTTTCATCGGAGGCGTTGAGGTCGCCAATCATCAACTGGCGACTCCAGGGGCGCCTTCGCGATTGACGCTGCAGATCGCCGACGAGGGAATCCAGGGCGAAGAGAGCGAAACGGATGTGCTTTTCGCTCACGCTCGCGTAGTCGATGAAGACGGAAACATCTGTAAGACGGCGATGGATACGGTCGCATTCGAATGCGGGTCGGGAGTCGAGATCGTCGGGCCGAAGGACGTGCCCTGCGAATCCGGCGTGGCATCGGTAGTGCTCGTTCGCCATCCGGGATGCAAGTCGTTCTCCCTATCCGTTAGCAGCGTGGGGCTCGCAGGGGCGAAGTCTGTTTACCCAGAGAGCGAATCGGTTATTCCGCTTGGGCAATCAATGATCTCCAGTGATTTCGCAGCTAGGTCTAGGAAGGAGAGCCCGCTCCGGTAG
- a CDS encoding LacI family DNA-binding transcriptional regulator, with the protein MKKAKTVKTNDSGTAKKITIYDLAKYTGFSPGTVSRVLNNRDRVKSETRETILKAAKELDLKPQASVRSRQIAILTDPRFSDRVEGYAATLSAHLSFALSRKKMGIVLPTDPFEELPGLFLDGIVVVTYDTKLLEFLKEFEKRIPIVYMDKFEVSERQYCIFSDHYNSGYLAAKYFIEHGKKKLACFGGEGPGFEQRLLGYRKAIEEAGLEYENRMMASASSGRDSAAVTRIVRGGADCIYVPGTSLQAMECIHLLTYVMGLRVPEDIAVIGGENEGISELINPPLTAIEEPLGEMAETAAEMLDNLTSGKKVSQRAVKMPVRLIERNSV; encoded by the coding sequence ATGAAAAAAGCAAAAACAGTGAAAACGAACGATAGCGGTACGGCGAAGAAAATAACGATCTACGATTTGGCGAAGTACACTGGGTTTTCACCCGGTACTGTGAGTCGGGTGCTGAACAACCGAGACCGCGTCAAGAGCGAGACGCGTGAAACGATTCTGAAGGCGGCCAAGGAGCTGGATCTAAAGCCTCAGGCATCGGTTCGTTCGCGGCAGATCGCGATCCTGACGGATCCTCGGTTTTCCGACCGGGTGGAAGGCTACGCGGCAACCTTGTCCGCTCACCTGTCCTTTGCTTTGTCGCGAAAGAAAATGGGTATCGTGCTGCCTACCGATCCATTTGAAGAGCTACCTGGGCTGTTCCTGGATGGCATCGTCGTCGTCACCTATGATACGAAGCTGCTCGAGTTTCTAAAGGAATTCGAAAAACGGATACCCATCGTATATATGGACAAGTTCGAGGTGTCGGAACGGCAGTACTGCATCTTTTCCGATCACTACAACTCCGGCTATCTGGCAGCGAAGTATTTCATCGAGCATGGAAAGAAAAAGCTGGCCTGCTTCGGAGGAGAAGGGCCTGGATTCGAACAGCGACTCCTGGGATACCGCAAGGCGATAGAGGAGGCGGGGCTAGAATACGAGAATCGCATGATGGCGTCCGCAAGCTCGGGCCGGGATTCGGCAGCGGTGACTCGTATCGTCAGAGGTGGCGCGGATTGTATTTACGTTCCGGGTACAAGTCTGCAGGCGATGGAGTGCATCCATCTGCTCACTTACGTGATGGGGCTTCGCGTGCCTGAGGACATAGCGGTCATTGGCGGCGAGAACGAAGGGATTTCAGAGCTCATCAATCCGCCGTTGACGGCGATAGAGGAGCCTTTGGGGGAAATGGCGGAAACGGCGGCTGAGATGCTGGATAATCTAACTTCGGGAAAGAAGGTCAGCCAGCGAGCGGTCAAGATGCCAGTGCGGTTGATCGAGAGAAATTCCGTATAG
- a CDS encoding MFS transporter, with protein MLESDTPSNTGPKGPMPRGEGEDRATKEEDKVSLGEKTALGSGYLSLFFGNMAVNSLAMPVYNMTLHVSPILLGTALSIPRLWDAITDPAVGYISDNLHTRWGRRRPLIVLGAILQAIAFGMIWMVPMDWGEKAMAGYLLGSLLFFYTCYTIFGVPLTSLTFEMTPDYKERTRVTSFCGFFHKIGELGYSWLFPLATLSVFGSVMYGVRFVGWAVAILLLGLVGILPGIFVKERYYKVSKKQKKVKFWSSAAESLRNKAFAVLVALTICQIVAGMFASSTDYYLIVYYMFDGDIAEGSHWKAVLSTGYAIVGIVSIYPINWLSNRYGKKTALNVIFAMVLLGSIGKWVLYTPGNPWKILIDPLLCGPIWTAIAVLLPSMVADICDDDELKHGQRREGMFGSVFLWIQKVGYSLSIFGMTIALQVSGFDAELGGDQSSESILTLRLFLAVSTALWAILAIVILIFYPITRQRAYETRDALEERRGTV; from the coding sequence ATGCTAGAATCCGACACACCTTCGAATACGGGTCCCAAAGGCCCAATGCCACGAGGCGAGGGCGAAGACCGGGCCACAAAGGAGGAGGACAAGGTCAGCCTGGGCGAGAAAACCGCTTTGGGGTCGGGCTATTTGTCATTGTTTTTTGGAAACATGGCTGTGAACAGCCTCGCCATGCCGGTCTACAATATGACGCTGCATGTGAGTCCGATCCTCCTGGGCACGGCGCTGTCGATTCCAAGGCTTTGGGATGCCATCACGGATCCAGCGGTTGGATACATCTCCGACAACTTGCACACGCGTTGGGGCCGACGCCGCCCGCTCATCGTGCTCGGGGCGATCCTGCAAGCGATCGCTTTTGGCATGATTTGGATGGTGCCGATGGATTGGGGCGAGAAGGCGATGGCTGGGTATCTCCTTGGATCGCTGCTGTTCTTCTATACCTGCTACACCATTTTTGGGGTGCCGTTGACCAGCTTGACCTTTGAAATGACGCCTGACTACAAGGAGCGCACACGAGTGACCTCCTTTTGCGGGTTCTTCCATAAGATCGGCGAACTCGGCTATTCGTGGCTGTTCCCTCTGGCGACGTTGTCGGTTTTCGGGAGCGTCATGTATGGCGTTCGATTCGTGGGCTGGGCGGTGGCGATTCTGCTGTTGGGCTTGGTCGGGATCTTGCCGGGCATCTTCGTCAAGGAGCGCTATTACAAAGTCTCTAAGAAGCAGAAGAAGGTGAAGTTCTGGTCGAGCGCTGCGGAGTCGCTCAGGAACAAGGCCTTTGCGGTGTTGGTCGCTTTGACCATCTGCCAGATCGTGGCCGGCATGTTCGCATCGAGCACGGACTACTACTTGATCGTGTATTACATGTTCGACGGCGACATCGCGGAAGGGTCGCACTGGAAAGCGGTGCTTTCGACTGGATACGCGATCGTGGGAATCGTATCCATTTATCCGATAAACTGGCTTTCGAATCGCTATGGCAAGAAGACCGCGCTGAACGTGATCTTTGCCATGGTCTTGCTCGGGTCGATCGGGAAGTGGGTGCTGTATACGCCAGGCAATCCTTGGAAGATTTTGATCGACCCTTTGTTGTGCGGACCTATTTGGACAGCCATCGCAGTGCTGCTTCCTTCCATGGTAGCTGATATCTGCGATGACGACGAGTTGAAGCACGGACAGCGACGCGAGGGCATGTTTGGCTCGGTGTTCCTTTGGATACAGAAAGTTGGCTACTCGCTCTCCATCTTTGGCATGACGATCGCCTTGCAGGTTTCGGGCTTCGATGCGGAGCTCGGGGGGGACCAATCCTCCGAGAGCATTCTCACCTTGCGACTATTCCTCGCGGTTTCCACTGCCTTGTGGGCAATCCTTGCCATCGTCATTCTTATTTTCTATCCCATAACACGCCAGCGAGCATACGAGACAAGGGACGCTCTTGAGGAGCGTAGGGGAACAGTTTAG
- a CDS encoding FG-GAP-like repeat-containing protein translates to MKASLSTLIRTFLGVGMLVYSLDGFARFTNVSDSVGIDYLHAAKEEVPSNQELGLDRVTHTPVSNHAGAAAFDADGDGWTDFVAGRYNKPPVLFMNQRDGTFAEEGSARGLSVALDSGAFAAGDFDGDGDTDLFVVPHRGERYYLFINDGAGFFTEEATQRGAAVPTSELPHEGHSVGLVDFDLDGYLDVYVSEWGPDAGVEPELHSVLLRNEGAENPGHFENVTVAAGLVQPESGVERQHGFSTGWADFDEDGWPDLALMADFGGSRFYWNRGDGSFAEGTDTAGVGLDEFGMGIAIADYDLDGDLDYYATSIFDQKLYGETGTNTGNKLYQNSGSRRFFEVAKAAGVDRVGWSWGAAFFEYDNDGDPDLFVTNGMDSAEWEVFFYQDALVDPTTVFQNDGAGRFNDITAASGVGDRGYGKAVVVLDYDNDGDEDVIVTQTFGKPIIYRSNASENGKKWIRFRFQGDQSNRDGIGAVVRVTDGERTQTGLYNPSNAYMGQREGVLHFGLGDAGESVDSIQVVWPSGIRQDIENLNTNEVHVIVEPDVELLAPIIETQPIGGTFEVGERLELSLEVLGGTGVTVSWEKDGESIFGADRQDFEIKRLQPYDAGVYRARVKNAAGETLTKEVIVEVTVDLQDHSVARWWNEFLLDAIRKDFPAPTIHGRNLYHLSATMWDVYWAYEEDGWERAQAVFHQEALSEADWFGDRIAAQREAISYACYRVLKRRYQNSVSSERIRYNIDWLMERFGYDPSIETTVGNAPAAVGNRIADSILQQTLDDGSNEANGYADTSGYAEANEPMVFKLPGANIDDPNRWQPLAFDFRVTQNGIPSEEKVQSFVGVNWREVDTFAIEKDSGITIAWDPGPPPLFGTETHDAFVDAAVEVIRYSSLLDPASSEMIDISPGGLLNNPLGTNDGEGRSVNPVTGRPYEPNLVRHADYGRILAEFWADGPASETPPGHWNTLLNEVSEHPSFERNYMGLGEEMDELEWNIQSYLALNGAMHDAAVAAWTLKRQYDYSRPISMIRCLAGFGQSSDPDGPSYHPDGLPLIDDLIEVVTQESSAQGERHEHLAAEVGKIAIRAWAGEPADHHSQVGGVDWILAENWMPYQRSTFVTPAFAAYVSGHSTFSRAGAEVMSLLTGSPFFPGGIGQYTFPKGDFLEFEYGPSEDVVLQWATYFDAADQAGLSRLYGGIHVRADDFIGRTLGARIGVEAFLKAHSLRTGGSETGALARSLIGMSTVAGTDGRFVALEFVDGISRPIARAKSVASAEAEDREGLYFIFNDSGSGEGTDSYQILARADGLTDILISGPVGRSEGVSVRFEVEGGENRLIAIRAWSSEDSVSTSTISLWQSGSESETLLASNSSRIQGDVDSIVEVLALRDGMSPSEAAEFTAALVTPIGPGNYRVEVTGEGAADVARLEIEEVKW, encoded by the coding sequence ATGAAGGCGAGCCTTTCAACTTTGATTCGGACGTTTCTTGGCGTCGGAATGTTGGTGTATTCGTTGGATGGATTCGCCCGGTTTACCAACGTGAGCGATAGCGTGGGAATCGACTATCTGCACGCAGCTAAGGAGGAAGTGCCGAGCAACCAGGAGTTGGGTCTTGATCGAGTGACCCACACGCCGGTTTCAAACCATGCTGGCGCTGCCGCGTTCGACGCCGACGGCGATGGGTGGACGGACTTCGTGGCGGGGCGATACAACAAGCCCCCAGTGTTGTTCATGAACCAGCGGGATGGAACCTTTGCCGAAGAAGGATCCGCACGAGGTCTGTCGGTGGCGCTGGACAGCGGCGCCTTCGCCGCGGGGGACTTCGATGGAGATGGAGATACGGATCTGTTCGTGGTGCCGCACCGGGGCGAGCGCTACTATCTTTTCATCAACGATGGGGCGGGCTTTTTCACCGAGGAAGCCACGCAGCGGGGCGCAGCAGTTCCGACGAGCGAGCTTCCGCACGAAGGGCACAGCGTCGGTTTGGTCGATTTCGATTTGGATGGATACTTGGACGTTTACGTGAGCGAGTGGGGACCGGATGCAGGAGTGGAGCCGGAGCTGCACTCCGTATTGTTGAGAAACGAGGGGGCGGAAAATCCAGGACATTTCGAGAACGTGACCGTTGCCGCCGGACTGGTGCAACCGGAATCAGGCGTGGAGCGTCAGCATGGTTTTTCCACTGGTTGGGCCGACTTTGACGAGGATGGCTGGCCGGACTTGGCTTTGATGGCGGATTTCGGAGGGAGCCGCTTCTACTGGAACCGCGGGGATGGAAGCTTCGCTGAGGGCACCGACACGGCTGGAGTTGGCTTGGACGAGTTCGGCATGGGGATCGCGATCGCGGACTACGACCTGGATGGCGACTTGGACTACTACGCCACGTCGATCTTCGACCAGAAGCTCTACGGGGAAACCGGAACCAATACCGGAAACAAGTTGTATCAGAATTCTGGATCTAGACGCTTTTTCGAAGTCGCGAAGGCCGCCGGAGTGGATCGCGTCGGATGGTCGTGGGGGGCTGCATTTTTCGAATATGACAACGATGGAGATCCGGATCTGTTCGTCACAAACGGCATGGATTCGGCGGAATGGGAGGTCTTCTTTTATCAGGACGCTCTCGTCGATCCCACCACTGTCTTTCAAAACGACGGCGCGGGACGGTTTAACGATATCACCGCCGCGTCGGGAGTCGGGGACAGGGGATATGGCAAAGCCGTGGTGGTGCTCGACTATGACAATGACGGTGACGAGGACGTGATCGTCACCCAAACCTTCGGCAAACCGATCATCTATCGCAGCAATGCATCCGAAAACGGAAAGAAGTGGATACGCTTCCGCTTTCAGGGCGATCAGTCGAATCGCGACGGAATCGGGGCGGTAGTGCGAGTGACCGATGGAGAAAGAACGCAGACGGGTCTCTACAATCCGAGCAACGCCTACATGGGGCAACGCGAAGGCGTATTGCATTTCGGACTTGGCGATGCCGGCGAGTCGGTAGATTCGATCCAGGTGGTTTGGCCGAGCGGCATTAGACAGGATATTGAGAACCTGAATACGAACGAAGTTCACGTGATTGTGGAGCCGGATGTCGAGCTGCTTGCTCCCATCATCGAAACACAGCCCATTGGCGGGACCTTCGAGGTGGGTGAGCGCTTGGAGCTTTCGCTAGAGGTTTTGGGCGGGACTGGCGTGACGGTAAGTTGGGAGAAGGATGGCGAATCTATCTTCGGGGCCGATCGCCAAGATTTTGAGATAAAGCGCTTGCAGCCTTACGATGCCGGTGTCTATCGGGCTCGGGTCAAAAACGCGGCGGGAGAAACCCTGACCAAGGAAGTGATAGTCGAAGTGACGGTCGATCTGCAGGATCACTCCGTCGCTCGTTGGTGGAACGAGTTCCTGTTGGACGCGATTCGTAAGGACTTTCCCGCCCCCACCATCCATGGGCGTAATTTGTATCACCTATCCGCTACCATGTGGGATGTCTATTGGGCATACGAAGAGGACGGCTGGGAACGTGCGCAAGCTGTCTTTCATCAAGAGGCGCTTTCCGAAGCGGACTGGTTCGGCGATCGAATCGCCGCCCAGCGCGAGGCGATTAGTTACGCGTGCTACCGTGTATTGAAAAGACGGTACCAGAACAGCGTGAGTAGCGAACGGATACGGTACAACATCGACTGGCTGATGGAGCGCTTCGGATACGACCCGTCCATTGAGACGACGGTAGGAAACGCTCCTGCGGCGGTGGGAAACCGGATTGCGGATTCCATCCTCCAGCAGACGCTAGACGACGGCTCGAATGAAGCGAATGGTTACGCGGATACGAGCGGCTACGCTGAGGCAAACGAGCCGATGGTATTCAAATTGCCCGGCGCAAATATCGACGATCCGAACCGCTGGCAGCCGTTGGCCTTCGATTTCCGGGTCACGCAAAATGGCATCCCTAGCGAAGAGAAGGTCCAGAGCTTCGTGGGGGTCAACTGGCGAGAGGTGGACACCTTCGCGATCGAGAAGGATAGCGGCATTACCATCGCTTGGGATCCAGGCCCTCCGCCGTTGTTTGGCACGGAAACGCATGACGCGTTTGTCGATGCGGCGGTGGAGGTTATTCGCTATTCCTCCCTGCTGGATCCCGCTTCCAGCGAGATGATCGATATCTCGCCTGGAGGGCTTTTGAACAATCCTTTGGGAACGAATGACGGCGAGGGGCGTAGTGTAAATCCGGTTACGGGCCGGCCGTACGAGCCAAATCTGGTCAGGCACGCCGACTATGGTCGGATCCTGGCGGAGTTCTGGGCCGATGGACCGGCCTCGGAAACGCCGCCCGGCCACTGGAACACGCTTTTGAACGAAGTGAGCGAACACCCCTCATTCGAGCGAAATTACATGGGGCTCGGAGAGGAGATGGACGAGCTCGAATGGAACATCCAATCCTACCTCGCTTTGAACGGAGCGATGCACGACGCCGCGGTGGCGGCTTGGACCCTCAAGCGGCAGTACGACTATTCGCGGCCCATCTCGATGATCCGTTGTTTGGCAGGTTTCGGTCAGTCGAGCGACCCTGACGGACCGAGCTACCATCCAGACGGATTGCCGCTGATAGACGATTTAATCGAAGTGGTTACACAGGAGAGCTCGGCGCAGGGAGAACGTCACGAACACTTGGCGGCGGAGGTAGGTAAAATTGCAATACGAGCCTGGGCGGGAGAACCCGCGGACCACCACTCGCAGGTAGGCGGGGTCGATTGGATCCTCGCGGAAAACTGGATGCCGTATCAGCGTAGCACGTTTGTTACGCCGGCGTTCGCAGCTTACGTTTCCGGTCATAGCACCTTTAGTCGGGCTGGCGCGGAGGTCATGTCGCTATTGACGGGGTCGCCATTTTTCCCTGGCGGCATAGGGCAGTACACTTTTCCCAAAGGCGATTTTCTCGAATTCGAGTACGGCCCCAGCGAGGATGTCGTCTTGCAGTGGGCCACCTATTTCGACGCGGCGGATCAAGCCGGGCTTTCTCGCTTGTACGGTGGCATTCACGTTCGAGCCGATGATTTCATCGGGCGAACCTTGGGCGCTCGAATTGGAGTGGAAGCGTTTTTGAAAGCGCATTCTTTGCGGACAGGTGGAAGCGAAACGGGCGCCTTGGCTCGCTCGCTGATCGGCATGTCCACAGTCGCGGGAACGGATGGACGTTTCGTCGCTCTGGAATTCGTAGACGGAATCTCGAGGCCTATTGCGAGAGCTAAGAGTGTTGCCTCGGCGGAAGCTGAAGATCGAGAAGGGCTGTATTTCATTTTCAACGACAGCGGTTCAGGAGAAGGGACGGATTCCTACCAAATCCTCGCTCGCGCGGACGGGCTTACGGATATACTCATCTCTGGGCCGGTTGGTCGGAGCGAAGGCGTGTCCGTGCGCTTTGAAGTCGAAGGCGGAGAGAATCGTTTGATCGCGATTCGGGCATGGTCGAGCGAGGACTCGGTGTCGACATCGACCATCTCTCTTTGGCAGTCAGGGTCGGAATCGGAGACGTTGCTGGCCTCGAACAGCTCGAGAATTCAGGGCGATGTCGACTCGATCGTAGAAGTGTTGGCGTTGCGAGATGGAATGAGCCCGAGCGAGGCGGCGGAGTTTACCGCAGCCCTCGTCACTCCGATCGGTCCCGGCAACTATCGCGTCGAAGTCACGGGCGAAGGAGCAGCCGACGTCGCTCGCCTCGAAATCGAAGAAGTGAAATGGTAG
- a CDS encoding tetratricopeptide repeat protein, with amino-acid sequence MLHSKSKPLLFVSLAIAVALAVGLFWGDADGRSIRSALPERPDTEGFPAALDQRLDRVESRLIWPWNDHAQSVLELSGLYHINGFNEEALRCYELALSFEEVEEDLLLYRRSDLASQMGNLGLARTSLQQCLEKSPYYLPARLRLAELEYKSGDADQALDRYRSILDTHETQPHALLAIARDQLRENRIHESIVTLKKLVLANPDFSDGFSLLSQALDRAGQDQLAAEIRENAPRRKPSPLADPWLDSLMDDCYDSQRLSFVFENHLKAGDLDRALELVDRMEAIRPNDPQAYQQRGYAFYQVGRYEDAADAYEQALAFGGDPSTVRYFLADALARGGLNGRAESVVSEEIARTGGDADLLVLMASLAERRDSGEQIGWLEKALAKDPYHIEGNRQVSRLYWSLGKRKESIQALEQLRQLLPQDLASRVMIGRYALEVNQPKDAIDPLQEAVEIDPENQDASALLALAYLRSGNEQARAGAFEAAIRFYDRAIDVSADGEEAYLNKVQLCLKLERYDLAEATVSNLIERRPNDPVLYVSLGDVRMASGDLEGARASWKEALQRSEGNRELLRVIEQRLRENG; translated from the coding sequence ATGCTGCATTCAAAATCTAAACCACTCCTTTTCGTTTCCCTCGCGATCGCTGTCGCGCTGGCGGTTGGTCTATTTTGGGGCGATGCCGATGGCAGGTCAATTCGTTCGGCGCTACCGGAGCGTCCGGACACCGAGGGCTTTCCGGCGGCATTGGATCAGCGCTTGGACCGGGTCGAGAGTCGACTCATCTGGCCGTGGAACGACCACGCTCAGTCGGTGCTCGAGCTGTCGGGCCTGTATCATATAAATGGATTCAACGAGGAAGCGTTGAGGTGCTACGAGCTCGCCTTGAGTTTTGAAGAGGTCGAAGAGGATCTCCTGCTTTATCGTCGGTCGGATCTGGCGAGTCAGATGGGCAACCTCGGTCTGGCGCGGACGTCCTTGCAGCAGTGTTTGGAGAAGTCGCCTTACTATCTGCCGGCCCGACTCAGATTGGCTGAACTTGAATACAAGTCGGGAGACGCCGATCAGGCCTTGGACCGATATCGTAGCATTCTCGATACGCACGAAACGCAGCCGCATGCTTTGCTGGCTATCGCTCGGGACCAGTTGCGAGAAAACCGTATCCACGAATCGATTGTTACTTTGAAGAAACTGGTGTTAGCGAATCCTGACTTTTCGGACGGGTTCTCGCTGCTTAGCCAGGCTCTGGATAGAGCGGGGCAAGATCAGCTCGCTGCGGAAATCCGCGAAAACGCTCCTCGTCGAAAACCGTCGCCTCTAGCGGATCCGTGGCTCGATTCGCTGATGGACGATTGCTACGACAGCCAGCGGCTCAGTTTCGTGTTCGAGAACCACCTCAAGGCCGGCGATCTCGATCGCGCTTTAGAATTGGTGGACCGCATGGAAGCGATCCGCCCGAACGACCCTCAAGCGTACCAACAAAGAGGATACGCGTTCTACCAGGTGGGCCGCTACGAGGATGCGGCAGACGCTTACGAGCAAGCCCTAGCGTTTGGTGGAGATCCTTCCACCGTTCGCTATTTTCTCGCTGATGCCCTTGCGAGAGGGGGATTGAACGGGCGTGCGGAGTCTGTGGTGAGCGAAGAAATCGCGCGGACTGGAGGAGATGCAGACCTCCTAGTCTTGATGGCGTCTCTCGCCGAAAGAAGGGACAGCGGTGAACAAATCGGCTGGCTAGAGAAAGCCTTGGCGAAGGATCCCTATCACATTGAAGGAAATCGCCAGGTTTCCCGGCTCTATTGGAGTTTGGGAAAGCGAAAGGAATCGATTCAGGCCCTTGAGCAGCTGCGTCAACTGCTGCCGCAAGACCTTGCTTCGCGAGTCATGATCGGCCGATATGCTCTCGAGGTCAATCAACCGAAGGATGCCATCGATCCGCTGCAGGAGGCGGTGGAAATCGACCCGGAGAATCAGGATGCCAGCGCCTTGCTCGCTTTGGCTTACTTGCGTTCAGGAAACGAGCAAGCTCGCGCGGGCGCCTTCGAAGCTGCCATCCGATTCTACGATCGAGCTATCGATGTATCGGCAGATGGCGAGGAAGCTTACCTGAATAAGGTTCAGCTTTGCCTGAAACTCGAGCGTTACGATCTGGCGGAAGCCACTGTATCGAACCTGATCGAGCGGCGACCTAACGACCCGGTTTTGTATGTAAGCCTTGGGGACGTGAGAATGGCCTCCGGAGATTTGGAAGGCGCGAGGGCTAGCTGGAAAGAGGCTTTGCAACGTAGCGAGGGGAACCGCGAATTGCTCAGGGTTATCGAACAGAGGCTCAGAGAAAACGGCTAA